The Candidatus Delongbacteria bacterium genome has a window encoding:
- a CDS encoding DinB family protein: protein MELKSWNEKLQYLRKIINNPEEIEEVKKVIFELHNMVHVSEMAASKIKTFEDELWENLDEDTIRNGINEKGRTIAYGIWHSSRIEDITMNILVDESQQIFEEGNWKDKIKSPIKNTGNALTEEEIKKFSQQINIIALREYRIAVGRKTREIIKHLKTEDFKKKMKVANLQRVLDEEAVENIEKANWLIEFWGKKNEAGLLFMPVTRHNVVHINESLKAKKNYQRVKTSANSR from the coding sequence ATGGAGTTAAAATCTTGGAATGAAAAACTACAGTATTTAAGAAAAATTATCAATAATCCAGAAGAAATAGAGGAAGTAAAAAAAGTAATATTCGAATTACACAATATGGTTCATGTATCAGAAATGGCAGCTAGTAAAATAAAGACTTTTGAAGATGAATTATGGGAGAATTTAGATGAAGATACAATAAGAAATGGTATTAATGAAAAAGGGCGTACTATAGCTTATGGAATTTGGCACTCATCAAGAATAGAAGATATCACAATGAATATTTTGGTGGATGAAAGTCAACAAATATTTGAGGAAGGTAATTGGAAAGATAAGATAAAATCGCCTATAAAAAATACAGGGAATGCGTTAACAGAAGAAGAAATAAAAAAATTTAGTCAACAAATCAATATAATAGCATTAAGAGAATACAGAATTGCTGTAGGAAGAAAAACAAGGGAAATAATAAAGCATCTGAAAACAGAAGATTTTAAAAAGAAAATGAAAGTAGCAAATCTACAAAGAGTACTAGATGAAGAAGCCGTAGAAAATATTGAAAAAGCAAACTGGTTAATTGAATTTTGGGGTAAGAAAAATGAGGCAGGACTATTATTTATGCCTGTAACTAGACACAATGTTGTACATATAAATGAATCATTAAAAGCAAAGAAAAATTATCAAAGAGTTAAAACGTCAGCTAACAGCCGATAA